The Hyphomicrobium sp. MC1 genome window below encodes:
- a CDS encoding DUF2163 domain-containing protein — translation MKSLSPEFAAHLASGTTTLCWCWRIARRDGTVLGFTDHDNSIAFGGITYEAASGFTASDITDGLGLSVDNLEVAGALSSATLTDADLAAGRYDDARIAIYRVNWADPEQRVLMRSGSIGEVRRTGSAFTAELRGLAHYLQQPTGRLLQKTCDADLGDARCTVDLTSPAFRGAGTILALKSARRFTVSGLDGFATRFFSRGLLTFTSGVSSGLKIEVKAHTKFAASVEIELWAEAEGPPASGDAFFITAGCDKRFDTCKARFANTINFRGFPSIPGNKFLTQIGGAS, via the coding sequence GTGAAATCGCTGTCGCCGGAATTCGCCGCGCATCTCGCGTCCGGCACGACGACGCTATGCTGGTGCTGGCGTATCGCGCGCCGCGACGGCACCGTGCTTGGCTTCACCGATCACGATAACTCAATTGCATTCGGCGGCATAACCTACGAAGCCGCGAGTGGCTTCACGGCAAGTGACATCACCGACGGCCTCGGCCTGTCGGTCGATAACTTGGAGGTCGCCGGCGCACTGTCGTCTGCGACGCTGACTGACGCCGACCTCGCAGCCGGACGATACGACGATGCCCGCATCGCGATTTATCGGGTCAATTGGGCTGATCCCGAACAGCGCGTGCTGATGCGTTCCGGCAGCATCGGGGAGGTGCGGCGAACGGGTTCGGCATTCACCGCCGAGCTGCGCGGCCTTGCGCATTATCTGCAGCAGCCGACGGGAAGGCTCCTTCAGAAAACCTGCGATGCCGATCTCGGCGATGCGCGCTGTACGGTCGATCTGACGTCCCCGGCCTTTCGAGGTGCTGGCACGATCCTCGCGTTGAAATCGGCGCGCCGCTTCACGGTGTCGGGATTGGACGGCTTTGCGACGCGCTTTTTCTCGCGCGGGCTTTTGACGTTCACGTCCGGTGTATCGTCAGGTCTGAAGATCGAAGTCAAGGCGCACACGAAGTTCGCGGCATCTGTCGAGATCGAGCTTTGGGCTGAAGCGGAAGGGCCGCCTGCGAGTGGGGATGCGTTCTTCATCACTGCCGGCTGCGACAAGCGCTTCGACACCTGCAAAGCGCGCTTTGCGAACACGATCAACTTCCGCGGTTTTCCCTCGATCCCAGGCAACAAGTTTCTCACGCAGATCGGCGGCGCGAGCTGA
- a CDS encoding phage major tail protein, TP901-1 family has product MTAQKGKDLLLKVDTAGADVFTTVAGLRARALSISAETVEITNTESAGQWRELLSGAGVKSARITGSGVFKDAASDATIRDYAFNGTVRDWQVIVPDFGTIAGAFQITSLEFSGRHDAELTFDLTLESAGELSFTASA; this is encoded by the coding sequence ATGACAGCACAAAAAGGCAAGGACCTCCTCTTGAAGGTCGACACGGCCGGCGCGGACGTTTTCACGACGGTCGCGGGTCTTCGCGCACGAGCGCTTTCGATCAGCGCCGAGACGGTCGAGATCACCAACACCGAAAGCGCCGGTCAATGGCGCGAGCTTCTGAGCGGCGCGGGCGTGAAGTCGGCGCGCATCACCGGTTCCGGCGTGTTCAAGGATGCGGCGTCGGACGCCACGATCCGCGACTACGCCTTCAACGGCACGGTGCGCGATTGGCAGGTGATCGTTCCCGACTTCGGCACGATTGCGGGCGCGTTCCAGATCACCTCGCTCGAATTTTCCGGCCGCCACGATGCCGAGTTGACGTTCGATCTCACGCTCGAAAGCGCGGGCGAATTGAGCTTCACGGCGTCAGCATAA
- a CDS encoding phage head closure protein gives MKAPVRVGDLRHRVIIESAVRTSDGAGGSTTEWNTVAEVWAAIWSRTADESFTLDRVAGTASHDIWIRHRSDVTPAMRFRCGARIFDILGAIDVEDRNAWLKCPCAERDL, from the coding sequence ATGAAAGCACCTGTGAGAGTTGGCGATCTACGCCATCGCGTCATCATCGAAAGCGCGGTGCGAACCAGCGACGGCGCAGGCGGTTCAACGACCGAGTGGAACACCGTCGCTGAAGTCTGGGCCGCGATCTGGTCGCGCACTGCGGATGAAAGTTTCACGCTCGATCGCGTGGCAGGAACGGCGTCGCATGACATTTGGATCCGGCATCGCAGCGACGTGACGCCCGCCATGCGCTTCCGCTGCGGTGCGCGGATCTTTGATATTCTCGGAGCGATCGACGTCGAAGACCGAAACGCCTGGCTGAAGTGCCCTTGCGCGGAACGCGACCTATGA
- a CDS encoding DUF3168 domain-containing protein — translation MSSAALALQQAIFAKLTTDAATAAALGGPRVYDDVPTRAEFPFMTFGQSTERDWSTGTDEGYEHTVTLHIWSRGRGRKEAQAVIAAARDALHDQALSLSGHRLINLRHDYSEVRRDSDGETFHGIARFRAVTEVE, via the coding sequence ATGTCAAGCGCCGCCCTTGCGCTCCAGCAGGCCATCTTCGCGAAGTTGACCACGGACGCTGCGACTGCCGCAGCTCTTGGTGGGCCGCGCGTCTATGACGATGTTCCAACGCGTGCGGAGTTTCCTTTTATGACGTTCGGCCAATCGACAGAGCGCGATTGGTCGACCGGAACGGACGAAGGCTACGAGCACACGGTGACGCTGCATATCTGGTCGCGCGGCCGCGGGCGAAAGGAAGCGCAAGCTGTGATCGCTGCGGCGCGTGACGCACTTCACGATCAAGCGCTTTCGCTTTCGGGGCATCGCTTGATCAATCTGCGTCATGATTATTCCGAAGTCCGCCGCGACAGCGACGGCGAAACCTTCCACGGCATCGCCCGCTTTCGCGCCGTAACGGAAGTGGAATGA
- a CDS encoding phage tail assembly chaperone — protein sequence MELGLGALGLQPRVFWNLTPRELQAALRGRFGSPADSDGPSRRHLHDLMQRFPDEGAQHGND from the coding sequence ATGGAGCTTGGCCTTGGCGCACTCGGGCTACAGCCGCGCGTGTTCTGGAACCTGACGCCGCGCGAGTTGCAAGCGGCGCTTCGCGGACGGTTCGGAAGTCCGGCGGACTCCGATGGGCCGTCGCGCCGCCACCTTCACGATCTCATGCAACGCTTTCCGGATGAAGGGGCGCAACATGGCAACGACTGA
- a CDS encoding gene transfer agent family protein, translating into MINKHRGEIEAMFDGQPYRLVLTLGALAELESAFGDEDMLALAARFEKGRLSARDCTKIITAGLRWAGCAISEDDVNAMQVAGGAAGYVDIVARLLRATFGGDENTKDASDEDGGAARIPFVGTK; encoded by the coding sequence ATGATCAACAAACACCGTGGCGAAATCGAAGCGATGTTCGACGGCCAGCCGTATCGGCTGGTGCTGACGCTCGGCGCGCTTGCTGAGCTGGAAAGCGCTTTCGGCGACGAAGACATGCTGGCGCTCGCGGCGCGCTTCGAGAAGGGACGCCTTTCTGCGCGCGACTGCACCAAGATCATCACCGCGGGTCTCCGCTGGGCCGGATGTGCGATCAGCGAAGACGACGTCAACGCCATGCAAGTCGCAGGTGGTGCTGCGGGCTACGTCGATATCGTCGCGCGATTGCTGCGCGCGACGTTCGGCGGCGATGAGAACACCAAAGACGCAAGCGACGAGGACGGCGGCGCAGCACGCATCCCTTTCGTTGGGACAAAGTGA
- a CDS encoding phage tail tape measure protein, translating into MATTDEPLETWSVKITADTSDLQTALTSTTRLGRQFSTTLVSAFDDIAVKGKNVGDVFKSLALNVSNLALKSALQPLTTGLASVFQSAISGVLPFAKGGVIQQGTPVPFASGGVIASPISFPLAGGATGLAGERGPEAIMPLTRGSDGRLGVAMAGGGGQNVTINITTPDAQSFNRSQSQIAAMIARAAAAGQRNL; encoded by the coding sequence ATGGCAACGACTGACGAACCGCTCGAAACGTGGAGCGTAAAAATCACGGCCGATACCAGCGATCTGCAAACAGCGCTGACGTCGACGACGCGACTCGGACGACAGTTTTCGACGACGCTGGTTTCGGCTTTCGACGACATCGCGGTCAAAGGCAAGAATGTCGGCGATGTCTTTAAGTCGCTTGCGCTCAACGTCTCGAACCTGGCGTTGAAATCCGCGTTGCAACCGTTGACGACGGGATTGGCGTCCGTGTTTCAAAGCGCGATCTCCGGCGTATTGCCGTTCGCCAAAGGCGGCGTGATCCAGCAGGGCACACCGGTGCCGTTCGCAAGCGGTGGCGTGATCGCAAGTCCGATCTCGTTTCCGCTTGCGGGTGGCGCGACGGGGCTCGCGGGCGAAAGAGGGCCTGAAGCCATCATGCCCCTGACGCGTGGGTCCGATGGCCGCCTCGGCGTCGCGATGGCAGGCGGCGGCGGCCAGAACGTGACAATCAATATCACCACGCCAGACGCCCAAAGCTTCAATCGCTCGCAATCGCAGATCGCCGCGATGATCGCGCGCGCCGCGGCTGCCGGGCAGCGGAATCTCTAA
- a CDS encoding DUF2460 domain-containing protein, whose amino-acid sequence MSFHDVRFPTAISRNAQGGPERRTDVVVLGSGYEERNSRWADSRRSYNAGYGVKSLDDLHQIIAFFEERRGRLHGFRWRDPMDWKSCAPNAAPSPLDQIVGTGDGTRAAFQLTKVYGNAFAPWTRDIKKPVAGSVTVAVSGVQKADGTDYAVDPATGVVTFLAGHVPAAGESVTAGFEFDVPVRFDTDKLEINLSGFTSGAIPNIPIVEVRL is encoded by the coding sequence ATGTCCTTTCACGACGTCCGATTTCCAACAGCAATCTCGCGCAACGCGCAAGGTGGGCCGGAACGGCGCACCGACGTTGTCGTGCTTGGCTCCGGCTATGAAGAACGCAACAGTCGCTGGGCCGATAGCCGCCGCAGTTATAATGCGGGATACGGCGTGAAGTCGCTCGACGACTTGCACCAGATCATCGCGTTTTTCGAGGAACGCCGTGGCCGTCTGCACGGCTTTCGCTGGCGCGATCCGATGGATTGGAAATCCTGCGCGCCGAACGCTGCGCCATCCCCGCTCGATCAGATCGTCGGCACGGGAGACGGCACTCGGGCCGCGTTCCAGTTGACGAAAGTCTACGGCAATGCCTTCGCGCCGTGGACGCGCGACATCAAAAAGCCCGTCGCGGGAAGCGTGACGGTCGCCGTATCCGGTGTGCAGAAGGCGGACGGCACCGATTACGCCGTCGATCCCGCGACAGGTGTCGTGACGTTTCTCGCAGGCCACGTTCCTGCGGCGGGAGAAAGCGTGACGGCAGGTTTTGAATTCGACGTGCCGGTGCGTTTCGATACCGACAAACTGGAAATCAATCTCTCCGGCTTTACGTCTGGCGCTATTCCGAACATTCCGATCGTGGAGGTGCGGCTGTGA
- a CDS encoding TIGR02594 family protein, which translates to MDQPAWLAAAWAELGVREIPGDANAPEILRYFRDAGDDDVKTETTPWCAAFAGAMLKRAGVSNTGSLLARSYLEWGTALDDARLGAIAVFSRGDDPTAGHIGFVIGEAAGKLYLLGGNQSDAVTVASFDKSRLLGLRWPQDESEILTADGSIFAKALAHVLEMEGGFSDDAYDPGGPTNKGITLEVYANFKGQTLDGSSRDRLIAELKSIPDATVATIYRRRYFDPADCSAFTAPLALMHFDAAVNHGVGTAIRMLQQSVGVTVDGEIGPETLGAIGARNVVDLIEVYADIRRARYRALPHFWRFGRGWLKRVDATLALGKSWAATDGIIRGLMEPAQNAKGETTMSDTSTTVTTDDSAKWWAQSKTLWGTVITAAATVLPLLAPTIGVSLPADVIQTFGDQAITAAQAVTGLIGTALAIYGRFTASSVLSIRKS; encoded by the coding sequence ATGGACCAACCGGCGTGGCTGGCGGCAGCGTGGGCCGAACTTGGCGTGCGTGAAATTCCCGGCGATGCGAACGCACCGGAGATCCTGCGTTATTTCCGCGACGCTGGTGATGATGACGTAAAAACGGAAACGACGCCCTGGTGCGCGGCGTTCGCTGGTGCCATGCTGAAACGCGCTGGCGTTTCCAACACGGGCTCACTGCTCGCGCGCTCATATCTTGAGTGGGGCACGGCGCTCGACGATGCGCGGCTCGGTGCCATCGCTGTTTTCTCGCGCGGCGATGACCCGACTGCCGGGCACATCGGCTTCGTCATCGGCGAGGCGGCTGGCAAGCTCTATCTCCTCGGCGGTAATCAAAGCGATGCCGTGACGGTTGCGAGTTTCGATAAATCGCGTTTGCTCGGATTGCGTTGGCCGCAAGACGAAAGCGAAATTCTAACGGCAGACGGCAGCATCTTCGCCAAGGCGCTCGCTCACGTCCTCGAAATGGAAGGTGGATTTTCAGACGACGCCTACGATCCCGGCGGCCCGACCAACAAGGGCATCACGCTCGAAGTCTATGCGAACTTCAAAGGTCAAACGCTCGACGGCTCATCGCGCGACCGTTTGATCGCGGAACTGAAATCCATTCCCGACGCAACCGTCGCCACCATTTATCGCCGCCGCTATTTCGACCCCGCGGATTGCAGCGCATTCACCGCGCCGCTGGCGCTCATGCATTTCGATGCTGCGGTCAATCACGGCGTCGGCACAGCGATCCGCATGCTGCAGCAGTCCGTCGGCGTAACGGTCGACGGTGAGATCGGTCCCGAGACGCTCGGCGCCATCGGCGCGCGCAACGTCGTCGATCTCATCGAAGTCTACGCCGACATCCGCCGCGCGCGCTATCGCGCGCTCCCGCACTTCTGGCGGTTCGGCCGCGGCTGGCTGAAACGCGTCGATGCAACGTTGGCCCTCGGCAAATCGTGGGCAGCCACTGACGGCATCATCCGCGGACTGATGGAGCCCGCACAAAACGCAAAAGGAGAGACGACAATGAGCGACACATCGACCACGGTCACGACCGACGACAGCGCCAAATGGTGGGCGCAATCAAAGACGCTCTGGGGAACTGTGATCACGGCGGCGGCGACCGTGCTGCCGCTTCTGGCCCCCACAATCGGGGTCTCGCTGCCGGCCGACGTTATTCAGACTTTCGGCGACCAGGCCATAACGGCGGCCCAGGCCGTTACCGGTCTCATCGGCACTGCGCTCGCCATTTATGGCCGGTTTACGGCCTCTTCCGTCCTCAGCATCCGCAAAAGTTAA
- a CDS encoding NlpC/P60 family protein, with the protein MNALTRDGIVVTARRWIGTPYHHQASVCGIGADCLGLVRGVWRDLYGSDAEAPPVYSRDWAETSGCEAMLEAAERHLKRVPIVEARGGDVVVFRLREGCVAKHAGILTSAWTMVHAMEGAAAAEITLTPWWRRRIAGTFRFPGLV; encoded by the coding sequence ATGAATGCACTGACCAGAGACGGCATCGTCGTGACGGCGCGCCGCTGGATCGGCACGCCGTATCATCATCAAGCCAGCGTCTGCGGTATCGGTGCCGATTGCCTTGGATTGGTGCGTGGTGTTTGGCGCGACCTTTACGGCAGCGATGCAGAAGCTCCACCTGTCTATAGCCGCGACTGGGCGGAGACGAGCGGCTGCGAAGCGATGCTCGAAGCGGCGGAGCGCCATCTTAAGCGCGTGCCGATTGTCGAAGCTCGTGGCGGCGACGTCGTCGTTTTTCGTTTGCGTGAAGGTTGCGTCGCGAAGCATGCCGGCATCCTGACAAGCGCCTGGACGATGGTTCACGCGATGGAAGGTGCCGCCGCCGCCGAGATCACGCTGACGCCCTGGTGGCGACGGCGCATCGCTGGAACATTTCGATTTCCCGGTCTGGTGTGA
- a CDS encoding head-tail connector protein gives MSLVMTSPPAAEPVTVADIKAHLRIDDSDEDILLASLLLTSRMHIETALSLALITQSWTLRLDRWPRGRSLELPLAPLRAVDEVRVKDASGAANVVSAESYLVDLAARPARLVWNNVVPPAPQVPAGGIEIDLSAGFGADGESVPAPLKHAILMLAAHWYEHRDPSEIGTNGARIPDSVSSLINPFRTIRL, from the coding sequence ATGTCACTCGTGATGACGAGCCCGCCAGCCGCGGAGCCGGTGACCGTGGCCGACATCAAAGCGCATCTGCGCATCGACGACAGCGACGAAGACATCCTGCTCGCGAGCCTGCTGCTGACATCGCGGATGCACATCGAAACCGCGCTGTCTTTGGCACTTATCACGCAGTCGTGGACGTTGCGTCTCGATCGTTGGCCACGCGGCCGAAGTTTAGAGTTGCCGCTGGCGCCGCTGCGTGCCGTAGATGAAGTTCGCGTGAAAGACGCAAGCGGCGCCGCGAACGTCGTCTCTGCGGAAAGTTATCTTGTCGATCTCGCTGCGCGTCCGGCGCGCCTCGTGTGGAACAATGTCGTGCCGCCTGCGCCGCAAGTTCCTGCGGGCGGGATCGAGATCGATCTCAGCGCGGGTTTTGGAGCCGACGGCGAAAGCGTCCCGGCTCCGCTGAAGCACGCCATCCTCATGCTTGCGGCCCATTGGTACGAGCATCGCGATCCAAGCGAGATTGGCACGAACGGTGCTCGTATTCCCGATTCCGTCTCAAGTCTCATCAATCCGTTCCGGACAATCAGGCTATGA
- a CDS encoding glycoside hydrolase/phage tail family protein produces MATLALAAVGAAVGSNVLPAGVSALGVTLSGAAIGSQVGAFAGSYVDSVLFAPSGQTRAVDGPRLSDLRVTASTEGAPLPRLYGRARVGGQIIWATDLEEEIVTTTEAVGSGKGGSSGNKTRVTQYNYYANFAVALGEGVVTRIGRIWADEQELDLARTTYRLHTGTETQAVDSLIAAREGADNAPAYRGVAYVVFEHFPLVDYGNRVPQLSFEVYRSVSDADNDVRGVVLIPGSGEFVYATEPVRQILDDGVSQPENVHQLLGATDWQVALDQLETQLPNAKSVSFVVSWFGTDLRAGECRIKPGVETRHKSTAPLNWSVAGVMRDTAYLISTRDGNAAYGGTPSDETVIAAIADMRARGLNVTLTPFILMDVPAENALPNPYGGASQPVYPWRGRITCHPAPGQTGSPDKTAVAATQIASFVGTAAVSDFSLSGTTVHYSGPAEWSYRRMVLHQAYLAKAAGGVEAFVIGTELRGLTWVRSAAGTYPFVSALVALAADVKSILGSATKVLYAADWTEYFGHQPGDGSGDVYFHLDPLWSSPNIDAIGIDVYWPLADWRDGRDHLDAIAGATSIYDPAYLRGNVHGGEGFDWYYASDADRDAQVRKPITDGDGKPWVFRYKDILSWWNNQHFNRPGGVERATATAWAPQSKPFWFMEIGCPAVDKGANQPNVFVDPKSSESAYPYYSRGFRDDLMQARHRQVLRDAFDWTKPGYVAGLNPVSSVTGARMVDLDHIHVYCWDARPFPAFPDATTYWGDGANWEHGHWVNGRLGGAALNEVVSAILKEQGFAEFDASGLTGTVPGYVIDRTMAARDAIQPLELAYFFDSVESSGSIVFRHRGRAEPAMSVEPDDLVEENVGDALYELTRAQETDLPASAKVRYITDVDDYPQAVAEARRLTGASGRVAEADLPIVLDDGLATSIAESWLYETWATRESATFKLPPSTLALEPGDIVSADLGGRIRLLRLTDVSEHGIRDIQALSIDPSIYDQIDVPGRTATPPPLVQIGSPAVALMDLPQWNASFDASSGYAATMQKPWPGSVALFASPQETGYQLKAVVTAAATLGLTLDDVPPGPEGRLDRRASFRVRLTNGALSSVDLIAMLAGANLGALRNADGDWEIIQFQIAELVDAQTYRLSGLLRGQFGTESAMRETLASGAQFVLLDGAVARVPLQESERKLTLNWRYGPGNRDIGDASYVTVPFMYQGLGLRPLSPVHVKGARVSGDIRLSWIRRSRTGGDNWELPEVPLGEESETYEIDILDGTTVKRTLMASTPNVIYTASNQITDFGSVQSSVVVKIYQTNVLFGRGAARSAVV; encoded by the coding sequence ATGGCAACGCTCGCTCTTGCTGCTGTCGGCGCCGCAGTCGGCAGCAACGTGCTTCCGGCTGGCGTCAGCGCGCTCGGCGTAACGCTGTCCGGCGCAGCAATCGGATCGCAGGTCGGCGCGTTTGCAGGCTCATATGTCGATAGCGTTCTCTTTGCGCCGTCGGGCCAAACGCGTGCCGTCGATGGTCCGCGCCTGAGCGATCTGCGCGTCACCGCATCGACCGAAGGCGCGCCGTTGCCGCGGCTCTATGGGCGCGCGCGCGTCGGCGGCCAGATCATCTGGGCGACCGATCTCGAAGAAGAAATCGTAACGACGACGGAAGCGGTCGGCAGCGGCAAGGGCGGCTCAAGCGGCAACAAAACCCGCGTCACACAATACAACTATTACGCCAACTTTGCGGTAGCGTTGGGGGAGGGTGTGGTCACGCGTATCGGCCGCATCTGGGCCGATGAGCAGGAACTCGATCTCGCGCGCACCACATACCGATTGCACACCGGCACCGAAACGCAAGCAGTTGATAGCCTCATCGCGGCGCGAGAAGGCGCAGACAACGCACCCGCATATCGCGGCGTCGCCTACGTCGTGTTCGAGCATTTCCCGCTTGTCGACTACGGCAATCGCGTGCCGCAACTGTCGTTCGAAGTCTATCGCAGCGTGTCCGATGCCGATAATGACGTGCGCGGCGTTGTTCTCATTCCAGGCTCCGGTGAATTCGTCTATGCGACCGAGCCGGTGCGCCAGATATTAGACGATGGCGTTTCGCAGCCGGAAAACGTGCATCAGCTTTTGGGTGCAACCGATTGGCAGGTGGCGCTCGATCAGCTCGAAACTCAGCTTCCGAATGCGAAATCCGTTTCGTTTGTCGTCAGCTGGTTCGGCACCGATCTGCGCGCAGGCGAATGCCGGATCAAGCCCGGCGTTGAGACGCGCCATAAATCGACCGCGCCTCTGAACTGGTCTGTCGCGGGAGTGATGCGCGACACGGCGTATTTGATTTCAACGCGTGATGGCAATGCCGCTTATGGCGGTACGCCATCCGATGAGACCGTCATCGCCGCAATCGCGGATATGAGAGCGCGCGGTCTCAATGTCACGCTGACGCCTTTTATTCTGATGGATGTGCCCGCGGAAAACGCGTTGCCCAATCCCTACGGCGGAGCGAGCCAACCCGTCTATCCTTGGCGCGGACGCATCACGTGTCATCCCGCGCCAGGACAAACAGGTTCGCCAGACAAGACAGCCGTCGCCGCAACTCAGATCGCATCATTCGTCGGCACGGCGGCCGTATCCGATTTCTCTCTGTCGGGCACAACGGTGCATTATTCCGGCCCTGCCGAATGGTCGTATCGGCGCATGGTTTTGCATCAGGCATATCTTGCCAAAGCCGCAGGCGGCGTCGAAGCGTTCGTTATCGGTACGGAATTGCGCGGCTTGACGTGGGTGCGTTCGGCCGCCGGAACGTATCCTTTCGTGTCGGCACTCGTCGCGCTTGCCGCGGACGTGAAGTCCATTCTCGGCTCGGCGACAAAAGTTCTCTACGCTGCCGATTGGACGGAATACTTCGGTCATCAGCCAGGCGACGGCTCGGGCGACGTTTATTTTCATCTCGATCCGCTGTGGTCGTCGCCTAATATCGACGCCATCGGCATCGACGTCTATTGGCCGCTCGCGGATTGGCGCGACGGCCGCGATCATCTCGATGCGATTGCCGGCGCGACATCGATATACGATCCGGCTTATCTGCGTGGCAATGTGCACGGCGGCGAGGGGTTCGATTGGTATTACGCCTCCGATGCCGATCGCGATGCCCAGGTGCGTAAGCCGATCACCGACGGCGACGGCAAGCCGTGGGTATTCCGCTACAAGGACATTCTCTCGTGGTGGAATAACCAGCACTTCAATCGACCCGGTGGCGTCGAAAGAGCGACGGCGACGGCATGGGCGCCGCAATCGAAACCATTCTGGTTCATGGAAATCGGCTGCCCAGCCGTCGATAAAGGTGCGAACCAGCCGAACGTCTTCGTCGATCCGAAAAGCTCGGAGTCGGCGTATCCCTATTATTCGCGTGGCTTTCGCGATGACCTGATGCAGGCACGCCATCGCCAGGTTTTGCGCGATGCCTTCGACTGGACGAAACCCGGGTACGTTGCTGGTCTCAATCCGGTCTCTTCGGTGACGGGCGCGCGGATGGTCGATCTCGACCATATCCACGTCTACTGCTGGGACGCGCGGCCGTTTCCCGCTTTTCCCGATGCCACCACCTATTGGGGCGATGGCGCGAATTGGGAGCACGGCCACTGGGTCAACGGCCGCCTCGGTGGCGCCGCGCTGAATGAAGTCGTATCCGCGATCCTGAAGGAGCAGGGCTTCGCCGAGTTCGACGCTTCCGGTTTGACAGGCACGGTGCCCGGCTACGTTATCGATCGGACAATGGCGGCGCGCGATGCGATCCAACCGCTGGAACTCGCGTATTTCTTCGATAGCGTGGAGAGCAGCGGCAGCATCGTATTCCGTCACCGCGGCCGCGCAGAACCCGCCATGTCGGTGGAACCTGACGACCTCGTCGAAGAAAACGTTGGAGACGCGCTCTACGAATTGACGCGTGCGCAGGAGACCGATCTCCCGGCCTCAGCCAAGGTCCGCTACATCACCGATGTCGACGATTATCCGCAAGCCGTTGCGGAAGCGCGGCGATTGACAGGCGCGAGCGGTCGCGTGGCGGAAGCCGATTTGCCGATCGTTCTTGACGATGGGCTCGCGACCTCAATTGCCGAAAGCTGGCTCTACGAAACCTGGGCGACGCGCGAATCCGCAACGTTCAAACTGCCACCTTCTACGCTCGCACTGGAACCAGGCGATATTGTTTCAGCCGACCTCGGCGGTCGAATCCGCCTGTTGCGATTGACCGATGTCTCCGAGCACGGCATCCGCGATATTCAGGCGTTGAGCATCGATCCGAGCATTTACGATCAGATCGACGTCCCGGGGCGCACGGCAACACCGCCGCCGCTTGTGCAGATCGGCTCGCCCGCGGTCGCGCTGATGGACTTGCCGCAGTGGAATGCGAGCTTCGATGCCTCGTCGGGATACGCAGCGACGATGCAGAAACCGTGGCCCGGCAGCGTGGCTTTGTTCGCGTCGCCACAGGAAACGGGCTACCAGTTGAAAGCGGTGGTGACGGCGGCAGCAACGCTCGGCTTGACGCTCGATGACGTTCCACCGGGGCCTGAGGGGCGCCTTGATCGTCGCGCATCGTTTCGTGTCCGTCTGACGAACGGCGCGCTATCGTCCGTCGATCTCATCGCGATGCTCGCAGGCGCGAACCTTGGGGCACTTCGCAATGCCGACGGCGATTGGGAGATCATTCAATTCCAGATCGCGGAGTTGGTCGATGCGCAAACCTATCGCTTGAGCGGTTTGCTGCGAGGGCAGTTCGGCACCGAAAGCGCGATGAGGGAAACGCTCGCGAGCGGCGCGCAGTTTGTACTGCTCGACGGTGCGGTGGCGCGCGTTCCGCTGCAGGAAAGCGAGCGCAAGCTGACGCTCAATTGGCGCTACGGTCCCGGCAATCGCGACATCGGTGACGCGTCCTATGTCACCGTACCATTTATGTATCAAGGGTTGGGATTGCGGCCCTTGTCGCCCGTGCATGTCAAAGGCGCGCGCGTTTCAGGCGATATTCGTTTGTCGTGGATACGGCGCTCACGGACGGGTGGTGACAACTGGGAACTGCCCGAAGTGCCGCTCGGCGAGGAGAGCGAAACCTACGAGATCGATATTCTCGACGGCACCACAGTGAAACGCACACTGATGGCTTCGACGCCAAACGTCATCTACACCGCATCCAATCAGATCACCGACTTCGGCAGCGTTCAATCAAGCGTTGTCGTCAAAATCTATCAGACCAACGTCCTCTTCGGTCGCGGTGCGGCGCGCTCTGCGGTCGTTTAG